The Streptomyces sp. NBC_00597 DNA segment CCAGCTCGGCGATCCGGGCGAACGCGTCGCGCAGCGCGGCGGCCAGGTTGCCCTCGTCGGCGAGGCGGGAGGGCAACAGTTCCACGAAGGGCCAGCCGAGCCGGGAGGCAATGGCGCGGGCGAAGGTGGTCTTGCCGGTGCCGGGCGGCCCGAAGAGGGTGATGGCGCGCGGCGGCCGCACGCCGTGCGCGGCGGCCCGCTCGGGCTCGGCGAGCGGCAGCACGACGCGCCGTTCTATGAGGTCCTTCTCGTGCTCCATGCCGGCGACCCCGGTCCACAGGTCGTTGGGGAGGAAGCGGCCGCCGAGGTCGTCGAGCAGGCCGGCTGCGGGTCCGTGCAGCGGCTCGGTCTTCTCGAAGTAGGCGACGGCGGGCTGGCGCGTGTAGCCGGCGTTGAGGAGGCCCTCGCCGAGCAGGTCCTCCTCGGGCAGGACGTACGCGATCCGCCCGACGCGGGCGGCGATCAGCCGCCGCTCCAGTTCGACGAGGAGGGCGCTGGCCAGGCCCCGGCCGCGCCAGCCCGCAGCGATCGCGATCCGCATCACCCAGGCCCGCTCGCCGGTGACGCAGGCGAGGGCCGCACCGATCGGGACGCCCTGGTGCACGGCCACCACGCAGGGCTGCCGGTCGGTGAGGGCGCTGATGCACTCGGCGAGCGAGAAGACGGACTCCTGGCCGAGTTCGGCCGTGGTGTCGATCAGGTGGACCACCGCGGCGAGATCGCTCTCGCGGTAGTCGTGGATGAGCCAGTTCACCGGGTACCGCCCCTCGTTCGTGCTCCTGCGGCGAGGCTAGGGGCGGGCGGGCCCGGCGATCACGCTCCGCCGTGCACAACAGCCGGTCCGGAAACCGTCCGTGTCGTCCATAGACTGGTGGCTTCCGCCCGCGCCCCGTACCGAGGACCCGATCAGTTCCATGACTTGCGACATGTCCGCTGACCGGTCCGGCGCCCGCCTGCGGACGATCACGTGGCTGGTTCCCGTCCTGTGGACGCTCGGGCTCGGTCTGTGGGGGCTTTCGCGGCAGGACAGCGTGTGGCGGGACGAGGCGGCGACCTGGCAGGTGGCCGGGCGGTCGACGGGCGAGATATGGGACATGCTCGGCAACGTCGACGCCGTGCACGGGCTGTACTACCTGCTGATGCACGGGCTCTTCGAGCTCTTCGGGGCGGGTACGACCACGCTGCGGCTGCCGTCGGTGCTGGCGGTGGCGGCCGCCGCGGCCTGCGTGGCCGTGATCGGGCGGCGGCTGGCCGGCTTCTGGGCGGGGCTGGGCGGCGGACTGGCGCTCGGGCTGCTGCCGGCCGTGCAGTTCTACCTGCAGGAGGGCCGGCCGTACGCGCTGGTCACGGCCGGCGCCGGGCTGTCGACCCTGCTGCTGGTGTCGCTGCTGTCGGCGCCGCCCGGCCGGCGTGCCTGGCCGCGGTGGACGGGGTACGCGCTCGCGGTGCTGGTGTGCGCGCTACTGAACTGGCTGTCGCTGCTGGTCCTGCCCGCGCACGCGGCGACGCTGTGGTGGGTGCGGGCCGGGCGCGGGGTGTGGCTGCGCTGGGCGGCGTACGGGGCGTGCGCGGTCGCGGGGGCGTTGCCGCTGGTGCTGTTCAGCCGCAGCCAGTCCGACCAGGTGTCGTGGATACCGCCGCTCACCTGGCACATGATGATCGGCCCGGCGATCCTGCTGGCGATCGGCGGCATCGGCGCCCTCGCGGACCGGCCGCGCACGGGCGGGCTGTCGGCGACGGCGGTGGGGCTGCCGCTGCTGGCGGTGCCGCAGCTCGGCCTGATCGGGATGTCCCTGGTCCAGCCGCTGTTCCTGGACCGGTACGTGCTGTTCAGCATGCTGGGACTGGCCCTGCTGATCGGTGCGGGTCTGGGCGCCGCCGTACGGGCCGTCCGGCCCCGGTTCCCGCGGGCGCCGGGCCTGCTCGTTCCGGCCGTGACCGGGATCGCGGTCGTGGCCATGCTGCCGTTGGAGCTGGACAAGCGGGCACCGGCCAGCCGGGTCGACGACGTGCTGTCGGTGGCCGGGGAGGTGGCCCGCCTGGGGCGGCCCGGGGACGCGGTGCTGTTCGTACCGGCCGCCCGGCGGGACACGGCGCTGGTCTCCCCGGGCTCCTTCACGGGGCTGGTGGACGTCGCCCTGGAGCGGAGCCCGGTGGCCTCGGCCACCCTCAAGGGCGAGGAGGCCGACCCGGCGCGGATACGGGCGGCGCTGCTCGGGCAGCGGCGGGTGCTGCTGGTGACGGACTCGGCGAAGGTCGCGAAGCCGTCGGGTGCCGCCCGGGACGCGGCGAAGGCGGCGGTGCTCAAAGAGCGGTTCCGGGTGGTGGAGGACCGCCAGGTCCGGGGCCGCCGGGTGACGGTGTACGAGCGCCGGTAGCGCCGGACGGTCAGGCGGCTTGGGCCTGCGCGGTGTGGGAGTCCAGCCAGGACAGCGAGGCGCGGGCCAGATCGGGCCAGCCGTGGTCGACGATCAGGGAGTGGCCTCGGTCCTCGAAGCACTGGTACTCGGTGGTCGCGTGCGAGTGACTGTACTGCTTGTAGGTCGAGCGGGTCAGCAGGTCCGGGACGGTGTGGTCGAGCCTGCCGGACAGCAGGAGCAGCGGGCCGCGGGTCTCGTTCCCGGTGTCGACCTCGGCCGGGGAGTGCGGGGTGAAATTGCCGAGCGCCAGCTGGAACAGCGGGCGGGCGGTGCTCGGGATCGTCCACTCGTCGTACAGCTCTTCGGACTCCTCCTCGGACACGGCGTTGGCGAAGCCGTAGCGGAACTGCTCGCGGTTCAGCGCCACGGACCGCCGGGTGTTGCCGGGATCGCGCAGGACGGCGAACGTCGACCTGGCCTGCGCCGGGGCGATCGCCTTGACGCCCTTGATCTGCCCCGGGCAGATGGCCACCGCGGCCTCGGCGAGACCCTGGCCGAGCAGGTGCTGGGCGATGAACCCGCCGACCGAGTGCCCCACGAGGACCGGACGGACGGGCAGGGCCCGGATCACCCTGGCGTGCGCGTCCGAGATCTCGACGAGCCCGACCCCCGCCTGGTCGTCGGGCCGGCGGCGGGCCTCGGCGACGGTGTCGGGGACCCCGGGCCACTCCGGCAGGACGGGCTCGTACCCGGCGTCGCCGAAGGTGTCGGCCCAGCCCTCCCAGCTCGTGGAATGCAGCCAGAGGCCGTGGATGAACACCACGGGCGTGCGGCGCTTTGCGGTCATGGCGGGACACCTCCTGGACCCCCCTGGCGCCTCTGCCAGTCTCGCCCGCCCCGCGCGCCCCCGCCACGCGCCGCTCACCTGTGGGGCCCGGATTCACAGCGCATTCATATGGAATATCGGGCTCCGGACATAGCTTCGGCGGGGAGGCTCGGGGCATGATCCCGCGCATGCACCTCCGACGACAGGCCGACCGAGCCCGCACCCGGCTGGCGGCGGCCCGGATCCTGCTGGCGCTGGCCGCGATGGCCGCCCTGGTCAGCGTGGACCTGCCCGACGCCGCGGCCGTGCCGCCGCTCGGGGTGACCGTCCAGGCCGGATCCGACGCGGCGGCGAACCGGGTGGGCGCCCTGTTCGCCGACACCCTCGACGGCGGGCACTTCTGCACTGCGGCCGTGGTGCACAGCGACGACCGCGATGTGATCGCGACCGCCGCGCACTGCCTGGACAATCCGGACAGCACGGTGTTCGCGCCGGGCTACCGCGACGGCAAGGCCCCGTACGGCACGTGGAAGCTGACCGGCACGTACGTCGCCCCGGAGTGGACGGACGGCCGGGACCCCGACCAGGACATCGCCTTCGCGACTGTCGTCCCGGCGGACGGCGGCACCCGGCGCATCGAGGACACGGTGGGCGGCTTCCCGGTGGCGACCGAGCAGCCGGACGACGTGACGGTGACGATCCTCGGCTACCCCAGCACCGACGAGGTCCCGCTGCGCTGCGCCAACGCCACGGGCTTGTTCTCGCAGACGCAGCGGCGGATCGACTGCCCGGACCTCGCAGGCGGCACGAGCGGCAGCCCCTGGCTCGCGGACGGCGCCCTGACCGGCGTCCTCGGCGGCTACGAGGACGGCGGCATGGTCCCGGAGGTCTCGTACAGCGCGGTGATGGGCGACCAGGCCCTGGAGCTCTACCGCGAGGCGGCGGTCTCCGCAGGCTGACCCCTGCCCCGGACGTCAGCCGAGGCGCTGCCCCTCCGGGAGCCCGGGCACGGGTGCGAACCAGGTCGGGTCGTTGCCTTGGGCGCGGTGGATGCGGTCCACCGCGAAGGGCTCCAGCGGGGGCAGGGCGTCCACCTCGAACCAGGCCACCTCCAGCGACTCGCTGTCGTTGGCCCGGGCCTCTCCGCCGGTGGCCCGGCAGCGGAAGGTGATGTCCTGGAACTGGCAGACGTCGCCGTTCGGGTAGGTGATCGGTTCGAGCATCTGCACCAGCACCACCCGCTCCGGCACGCAGTGCACCGCCGTCTCCTCGTACACCTCGCGCACCGCCGTCACGGCGGGCTGCTCCCCCGGCTCCGCGATCCCGCCGACCACGGACCAGCGGCCGGTGTCGGAGCGCCGGCCGAGCAGTACGCGCCCCCGGTCGTCGAAGACGATGGCGGTCACCCCGGGCAGCAGGAGCAGCTGGTTCCCGGCGGAGGCGCGGATCTGGCGGATGAAATCAGGTGTGGTCATCCCCCGACCCTACGAAACCGCCGGCGCCACCCCGTCAGGACGTCCTGCGGGCCCGGATCCGGCGGGCGAGGGTCCAGCCGAGGCCGCCCGCCGCGACCAGGAGCAGCGCGTACTCGGGCAGCGGGCCGAAGCGGGTGGCCGGGGTCTGCGTGGAGCGCAGCGGGATCTCGGCGACGAGCGCGTCCGCCGTGAACATCTTCGTCTCCTGGACGATCTCCCCGTCGGGGCGGATCACCGCGCTGACACCGCTGGTGACGGGGACGAGCACGGTCCGGCTGTGTTCGACCGCGCGCACCCGGTCCATCGCGAGCTGCTGGTAGGTCATCTGCGAGCGGCCGAACGTCGCGTTGTTGCTCGGCACGGCGATCACCTGCGCCCCCGCCCGGACCGTGGAGCGCACCGCGTCGTCGAAGGCGGCCTCGTAGCAGGTGACCATGCCGACCCGGCTGCCCGCCATGTCGAAGACGCCCGGCTTCTTGCCGGGGCCGAAGTCGCGCTGCACCCGGTCCACGTCCGAGCTGAAGAGCCGGACGAAGGACCGCATCGGGATGCGCTCGCCGAAGGGCTGGATCTTGCGCTTGTCGTAGGTGTCGACGGGCCCCTTGACCGGGTCCCACAGGATCATCGTGTTGCGCAGCGGGCCGGTCTCCGGCACCAGTACGGAGCCGATCGCGACCGGGACGCCGATGGTCTTGACCGCCTCGTCGATGACGGCGTACGCATCGGGCTCGATGTACGGGTCGATGTCGGAGGAGTTCTCCGGCCAGACCACGAAGTCGGGCGCGGTGACCCGTCCGGCGCTGACGTCCGCGGCGAGCTGGAGCGTGCGGTTGGCGTGGTTGTCGAGGACCGCGCGGCGCTGGGCGTTGAAGTCGAAACCGGCTCGCGGGACGTTGCCCTGGACGACGGCGGCCACGGCGGTGCCCTTCTCGGGGGCGTCGGACACGAGCGGTCGGGCTGCGAGCGCCGCGCCGATCGGGGTGGCGACGGCGAGCGCGGCGAGGGCCGCGGCGGCCCGGCGGGGGTGGCCCAGGGCCACGCGCAGGGCCTCGTACAGCCCGAATCCGCAGAGGGCGACGGCGAAGGACAGCAGCGGGGTGCCGCCGAGGGCGGCGAGCGGCAGGAAGATCCCGTCGGCCTGGCCGAAGGCGAGCTTCCCCCAGGGGAAGCCGCCGAAGGGGGCCCGGGCGCGCAGTGCCTCGCCCGCGATCCAGACGGCCGCGCCCCACAGGGGCCAGGCGGGGAGCCTGCTGACGAGGGTGATCCCGAGGCAGGTGAGGCCGATCAGGAGGGCTTCGAGGGTGACGAGGGCGAGCCAGGGGACCGGGCCGACTCCCTCGCTGGTCCAGACGAGCAGCGGCAGCAGGAAGCCGAGGCCGTGCAAGAGCCCGAGGCCGAAGCCGGCGCGGGCGCGGCGGCCGCGGAGGCAGCCGCCGAGCACGGCGAGGGCGAAGGGGGCCAGCCACCACAGCGGGCGGGGAGGGAAGCTCAGGTAGAGCAGGGCGCCGGAGCCGGCCGCGAGGGCGGCGCGCAGCGGCCAGGAGGCCGCCCACCGCTTCCACGGCGATGCGGCGGCTTCGATTCCGGCTTCCGCCTCCGCGGCGCGGCCGGGCTCTGCGGTGATGCTGCTGCTCATTTGCCGGAGTGTACGTGCCCACCCGCCGGCAGCGGGAGGACCTTCAGCGGGCAAGGGTCCGCAGGTGGGTTCGGATGACCCGGACCGCGTTCTCGGCATCGTCGACGGTGACCGTGAACACCTTGCCGTCGCCGAGCCGCAGTTCGACTCCCTCGCCGCGCCGGACGATGACGGCGGTGCCCTTGTCGGGCCGCCAGCGGTAGCCCCAACCGCCCCACTGTTGGGGGGTGATCCGGGGGAGGAACTCGGCGGAGTCCACCTCCACGAGCCGGATCTTGCGGCGCGGCAGCCCGATGTGGCCGCAGCGGACCTCCATCGCCTCGGCGTCGACGGTGACGGCGACGTGCACGAAAGCGAGGGTGCCGTAGAGGATCAGCAGGCCGACGGCGAGGCAGCCGATGACGGACATCAGCAGCGGGACGGTGCCGCCGGTCCAGTTCGAGTCGACGGCGAGCCCCACGCCGAGTGCGAGGCAGGCCGCACCGGCCACGGCGAGGAGCCACTGCGCGCGGTTGGAGGCCCGTCCCGTCCACAGCGGACCCGGGGGGTGAACCGTCATGTGTAGCAGCGTACTCACGTTCCGCATCTGCGCCACTGCCTGTCGCCCTCGCGGCGCGGGGGCGTCGCGAAGTCACCTGCCCGGCCTTGACCTCAAGCAAACTTGAGGTCCTACGTTCGCACCCATGAGCACTCACGAGGCAGACCAGCGCGCCGTACAGACCGTTCCCGATCGCTACCGCACCGCGGTGGTGCCGCACATCATGGTGGCCGACGCACCGGCCGCGCTCTCCTTCTACCGGCGGGCCTTCGACGCCGTCGAGGACTTCCGCCTCGATCACCCCGAAGGCGGGGTGTTGCACGCCGAGGTACGGATCGCCGGGGCCACTCTGATGCTCGGCGACGTCTCCGAAGGACCCTTCAGCGCCCCGCCCGCGCTGGGCGGCACCTCCGCCGCGCTGCACGTGTTCGTACCGGACGTGGACGCACTCGTACGGACGGCGGTGGCCGAGGGCGCCGAACTGCTCCAGCCGCCGACCGACCAGTTCCACGGCGACCGGACCGCCATCCTCCGGGACCCGTTCGGGCACCTGTGGGTGTTCCTGACCCACCTGGAGGACGTGTCCCAGGACGAGCTGGAGGGCCGGCTGGCGGGCGGGTGACCCCGGGCTCGGCCGGGCAGGAGGCCGACGAGCGCGTCGCGCAGGGCGGGGCGCCGGCCGCTCACGAAGCGGTGCAGGGTCCGCGAGGCGAAGGCGACGCGCTGGGCACTGCGGCGGCGCTCGCCGTCGTACGCGCGCAGGGCGGCGGGCAGGCCGGCCCGCCCGTGGGCGGCGACCGCGCGGGCCAGGGCCTCGACATCGAGGCCGTTCCTGCCGTTCCTGCCGTTCACGCCGTTCGTGCCGTTCCGCACGGCGTCCCTCCTCGGCCCGCGCACCACGCGATCCCGCGAGCACGCCCACGACTACCACACCTGCGGTACCACGGCTGTGGTTAAGTGGCAACGTGAATCAGGACCGGAGGGACCGGCTGCGCGACGCGGCCGTCACCGTGCTGGCGGGAGCGGGCGGGCGCGGACTGACGCACCGTGCCGTCGACATGGCTGCCGCCGTACCGCTGGGCACGGCCAAGAACTACTTCCCGACCCGCGACGCGCTCCTGCGGGCCGCCGCCGAACGCTGCCTGGAGCAGTACCGGGCACTGACCGCCCGCCTTGCCGGAGCCGGGCCGGGGCCCGCCGACCGGGCCGGCCTGGCGACCCTGCTCGCCGGACTGCTGCGCGACGTGGCCGGCCCCGGACGGCCGCGCGTACTCGCCTACCTGGAGCTCCAGACCGAGGCGGCGCGGCGCCCGTGGCTGGCCGCACTGCTGGACCCGATCGGCTCGGCGGACTTCGCGGCGCACGAGCGGCTGCTGCGCGCGGCCGGGCTCGCGGCCGGACCGGAC contains these protein-coding regions:
- a CDS encoding alpha/beta hydrolase, with the protein product MTAKRRTPVVFIHGLWLHSTSWEGWADTFGDAGYEPVLPEWPGVPDTVAEARRRPDDQAGVGLVEISDAHARVIRALPVRPVLVGHSVGGFIAQHLLGQGLAEAAVAICPGQIKGVKAIAPAQARSTFAVLRDPGNTRRSVALNREQFRYGFANAVSEEESEELYDEWTIPSTARPLFQLALGNFTPHSPAEVDTGNETRGPLLLLSGRLDHTVPDLLTRSTYKQYSHSHATTEYQCFEDRGHSLIVDHGWPDLARASLSWLDSHTAQAQAA
- a CDS encoding trypsin-like peptidase domain-containing protein — translated: MHLRRQADRARTRLAAARILLALAAMAALVSVDLPDAAAVPPLGVTVQAGSDAAANRVGALFADTLDGGHFCTAAVVHSDDRDVIATAAHCLDNPDSTVFAPGYRDGKAPYGTWKLTGTYVAPEWTDGRDPDQDIAFATVVPADGGTRRIEDTVGGFPVATEQPDDVTVTILGYPSTDEVPLRCANATGLFSQTQRRIDCPDLAGGTSGSPWLADGALTGVLGGYEDGGMVPEVSYSAVMGDQALELYREAAVSAG
- a CDS encoding NUDIX domain-containing protein — translated: MTTPDFIRQIRASAGNQLLLLPGVTAIVFDDRGRVLLGRRSDTGRWSVVGGIAEPGEQPAVTAVREVYEETAVHCVPERVVLVQMLEPITYPNGDVCQFQDITFRCRATGGEARANDSESLEVAWFEVDALPPLEPFAVDRIHRAQGNDPTWFAPVPGLPEGQRLG
- the lnt gene encoding apolipoprotein N-acyltransferase; the encoded protein is MSSSITAEPGRAAEAEAGIEAAASPWKRWAASWPLRAALAAGSGALLYLSFPPRPLWWLAPFALAVLGGCLRGRRARAGFGLGLLHGLGFLLPLLVWTSEGVGPVPWLALVTLEALLIGLTCLGITLVSRLPAWPLWGAAVWIAGEALRARAPFGGFPWGKLAFGQADGIFLPLAALGGTPLLSFAVALCGFGLYEALRVALGHPRRAAAALAALAVATPIGAALAARPLVSDAPEKGTAVAAVVQGNVPRAGFDFNAQRRAVLDNHANRTLQLAADVSAGRVTAPDFVVWPENSSDIDPYIEPDAYAVIDEAVKTIGVPVAIGSVLVPETGPLRNTMILWDPVKGPVDTYDKRKIQPFGERIPMRSFVRLFSSDVDRVQRDFGPGKKPGVFDMAGSRVGMVTCYEAAFDDAVRSTVRAGAQVIAVPSNNATFGRSQMTYQQLAMDRVRAVEHSRTVLVPVTSGVSAVIRPDGEIVQETKMFTADALVAEIPLRSTQTPATRFGPLPEYALLLVAAGGLGWTLARRIRARRTS
- a CDS encoding VOC family protein codes for the protein MSTHEADQRAVQTVPDRYRTAVVPHIMVADAPAALSFYRRAFDAVEDFRLDHPEGGVLHAEVRIAGATLMLGDVSEGPFSAPPALGGTSAALHVFVPDVDALVRTAVAEGAELLQPPTDQFHGDRTAILRDPFGHLWVFLTHLEDVSQDELEGRLAGG
- a CDS encoding TetR/AcrR family transcriptional regulator; the encoded protein is MNQDRRDRLRDAAVTVLAGAGGRGLTHRAVDMAAAVPLGTAKNYFPTRDALLRAAAERCLEQYRALTARLAGAGPGPADRAGLATLLAGLLRDVAGPGRPRVLAYLELQTEAARRPWLAALLDPIGSADFAAHERLLRAAGLAAGPDRARALTLALHGAIPHLLAGAPDTLAAAGLDDPDGFARGVLACVCPQPPEEET